A part of Numenius arquata chromosome 16, bNumArq3.hap1.1, whole genome shotgun sequence genomic DNA contains:
- the HIC2 gene encoding hypermethylated in cancer 2 protein produces the protein MELPNHAKQLLLQLNQQRAKGFLCDVIIVVENALFRAHKNILAASSMYFKSLVLHDNLINLDTDMVNPTVFRQILDFIYTGKLLTTDQPGEQNFNALLTAASYLQLHDLAALCRKKLKRSSKSFAGKAGGLGVGRSARSQRLSTASVIQARYSGSNEGLKGSHSKELSKGKLSDDEVFISSSNQENCHSLSRGASNNGGGGSSANGSTGDQELGLDLSKKSPSLPVAASHDDTQHSESQHGSPQSASAPAANSASSFDESGVGAPHSMADSSDPMEMDLSEECHHSLTESSQRKGLRHSSRKKEWMKKDTAFDRKEGVKDRDEGEGLPNGILLGPLSKSVERSLAGAYGADLPYPCKEEVENGKENSDDSGESESGGHTSANYVYRQEGFEPVAYGDNLYVCIPCGKGFPSSEQLNAHVETHTEEDLYIKEEGTYGGKDEAEDLSNPNQSYAAESRPFKCSVCEKSYKDPATLRQHEKTHWLTRPFPCNICGKMFTQRGTMTRHMRSHLGLKPFACEECGMRFTRQYRLTEHMRVHSGEKPYECQLCGGKFTQQRNLISHLRMHTSPT, from the coding sequence ATGGAACTGCCAAATCATGCCAAACAACTGCTACTGCAGCTGAACCAGCAACGAGCCAAAGGTTTCCTCTGTGATGTGATCATTGTGGTAGAAAATGCCCTGTTTCGTGCCCATAAGAACATACTGGCAGCCAGCAGCATGTATTTCAAATCCCTTGTCCTGCATGACAACCTGATTAACTTAGACACGGACATGGTGAACCCCACCGTGTTCCGGCAGATCTTGGACTTTATTTATACTGGTAAGCTCTTAACGACTGACCAGCCCGGTGAACAGAACTTTAATGCTCTCCTCACCGCAGCAAGCTACCTCCAACTGCATGACCTGGCAGCTCTCTGCAGAAAGAAGCTGAAGCGGAGCAGCAAGTCCTTCGCTGGCAAGGCCGGCGGCCTTGGTGTGGGGAGATCTGCCAGGAGTCAGAGACTTTCCACTGCTTCGGTCATCCAAGCTCGCTATTCAGGGTCAAATGAGGGGTTGAAGGGCTCGCACTCAAAGGAGCTGTCAAAGGGAAAGCTTTCTGATGACGAGGTCTTCATCAGCAGCTCCAACCAAGAGAATTGTCATTCCTTAAGCAGGGGAGCCAGTAACAATGGCGGTGGGGGCAGCAGTGCAAATGGGAGCACTGGCGACCAGGAGCTAGGCCTTGACCTGTCCAAAAAGAGCCCGTCACTCCCTGTTGCAGCCTCCCATGATGACACGCAGCACAGCGAAAGCCAGCATGGCTCTCCCCAATCTGCCTCAGCCCCCGCAGCCAACAGTGCCTCATCATTCGACGAGTCTGGGGTCGGAGCCCCTCACAGCATGGCGGACAGCAGCGACCCCATGGAGATGGATCTGAGTGAAGAGTGCCACCACTCCCTGACAGAGAGCAGCCAGCGCAAGGGCCTCCGGCACTCGTCCCGCAAGAAAGAGTGGATGAAGAAAGACACTGCCTTTGACCGAAAGGAGGGGGTCAAAGACAGGGATGAGGGTGAAGGGCTGCCCAACGGTATCCTCCTGGGGCCCTTGTCCAAGTCTGTGGAGCGGAGTCTGGCCGGGGCCTATGGTGCAGACCTACCCTACCCGTGTAAGGAGGAGGTGGAAAATGGTAAGGAGAACAGCGATGACAGCGGTGAGAGTGAGAGCGGCGGCCATACCAGTGCCAACTATGTCTACCGGCAGGAGGGGTTCGAGCCAGTGGCCTACGGTGACAACCTGTATGTCTGTATTCCCTGTGGCAAAGGCTTCCCCAGCTCCGAGCAGCTCAATGCCCATGTGGAGACGCACACTGAGGAAGACCTTTACATCAAGGAAGAAGGCACATACGGTGGCAAGGATGAAGCCGAGGATTTGTCCAACCCCAACCAGTCCTATGCCGCGGAGTCCCGACCCTTCAAGTGTTCAGTGTGTGAGAAGAGCTACAAGGATCCAGCCACGCTGCGGCAGCACGAGAAGACTCACTGGCTGACGCGGCCCTTCCCTTGCAACATCTGCGGCAAGATGTTCACACAGCGGGGCACCATGACACGGCACATGCGCAGCCACTTGGGGCTCAAGCCCTTCGCTTGCGAGGAATGCGGGATGCGCTTTACCCGGCAGTACCGACTGACAGAGCATATGCGTGTCCACTCAGGAGAAAAACCTTACGAATGTCAACTGTGTGGTGGGAAATTCACCCAGCAGCGCAATCTGATCAGCCACCTGCGAATGCATACCTCTCCCACATAA